One Candidatus Aminicenantes bacterium genomic window, AAAGGAGATCAGGATGTGCCAATTGAAACATATATCTGCGTTTCTGGGGCGGCCAATTGTCATATCCGGCATGGTGTCAATTCCACCTCCATGGATTTCGTTCCGGCAAAACGGGTACAGCGGGCGGTGTTTGCCGCCGGCTGTTTCTGGGGAGTAGAGTACTATTTCCAGAAGATTCCCGGGGTGCTCGAGACCA contains:
- a CDS encoding methionine sulfoxide reductase (this fusion consists of methionine sulfoxide B reductase at the N-terminus and A at the C-terminus; A and B are stereospecific enzymes that recognize the damaged produces of oxidative stress, S and R epimers of methionine sulfoxide, respectively; a fusion protein of these enzymes with thioredoxin provides protection against oxidative stress in Neisseria gonorrhoeae), translating into MDFVPAKRVQRAVFAAGCFWGVEYYFQKIPGVLET